One window of Dermacentor andersoni chromosome 7, qqDerAnde1_hic_scaffold, whole genome shotgun sequence genomic DNA carries:
- the LOC126534286 gene encoding ipis-1-like — MDIISRFLRYLFWRAPAPPNRLREVLLNFSVELHKQQLAEQDALFRDNVLSAPFAIALALTATHAGSGKATAAQIAKALRLPEELIEEIRQEFTDMTQRLADCGPDFRIHLANAIFADRSLDVPNDFCDLVESAYDGAVKQVDFRSDPNGARAVINAWVEEKTKCKVTDIIQSGQVDARTSLLLVNAMYFTGFWDSHFNPQYTALRPFHETKDKTSMVEMMYQRKNYKTSCCDKLEVDALEMPFVGKKLSMVILRPQKIDGLDRLEKKLTPALLEDLLRSLGEDHDVEIYLPKFKLEHTSSFQGTLETLGIQDLFTDRADLGGVSKTPGVRVTGVEHKAVVEVDEDGVEGLFLTPLIMMCYAGVSFNYNVNRPFMFLIRSCDPDVILYIGSVRRF; from the exons ATGGACATAATATCCAG ATTCCTGCGGTACCTCTTCTGGAGGGCTCCCGCGCCGCCCAACCGGCTGCGTGAGGTGCTTCTCAACTTCTCCGTGGAGCTGCACAAACAGCAGCTGGCCGAGCAGGACGCCCTTTTCAGGGACAACGTGCTCAGCGCCCCGTTCGCCATCGCGCTGGCTCTGACGGCCACGCACGCCGGCAGCGGGAAAGCCACTGCGGCGCAGATTGCCAAGGCCCTCCGGCTGCCCGAAGAGCTCATCGAAGAG ATACGCCAAGAGTTCACGGACATGACACAGCGCCTGGCTGACTGCGGGCCGGACTTTCGCATCCACCTCGCCAACGCCATCTTCGCCGACCGCAGCTTGGACGTGCCGAACGACTTCTGCGACCTCGTGGAGTCCGCGTACGACGGCGCCGTCAAACAGGTCGACTTCCGGAGCGACCCCAACGGTGCCCGCGCGGTCATCAACGCCTGGGTCGAGGAGAAGACCAAGTGCAAAGTGACCGACATCATCCAGTCCGGCCAAGTGGACGCGCGCACTTCGCTACTGCTCGTCAACGCCATGTACTTCACGGGCTTCTGGGACTCGCACTTCAACCCGCAGTACACGGCGCTCCGCCCGTTCCACGAGACCAAGGACAAGACATCCATGGTCGAGATGATGTACCAGCGAAAGAACTACAAGACCAGCTGCTGCGACAAACTCGAGGTGGACGCGCTCGAGATGCCGTTCGTGGGCAAGAAGCTATCCATGGTCATACTGCGGCCGCAAAAGATCGACGGCCTCGACCGCCTCGAGAAGAAGCTGACGCCGGCCCTGCTGGAGGACCTGCTCAGGTCACTCGGCGAGGACCACGACGTCGAGATCTACTTGCCCAAGTTTAAGCTCGAGCACACCTCCAGCTTTCAAGGAACCCTGGAGACGCTGGGGATCCAGGATCTCTTCACGGACCGGGCCGACCTCGGAGGGGTCAGCAAGACCCCCGGTGTCAGGGTGACCGGTGTCGAGCACAAGGCGGTGGTCGAAGTGGACGAAGACGGCGTCGAGGGCCTTTTCCTCACGCCGCTCATCATGATGTGCTACGCGGGCGTCAGCTTCAACTACAACGTGAACCGGCCCTTCATGTTCCTCATCCGCAGCTGTGATCCGGACGTGATCCTGTACATCGGATCGGTGCGCCGTTTCTAG